A window of the Tiliqua scincoides isolate rTilSci1 chromosome 5, rTilSci1.hap2, whole genome shotgun sequence genome harbors these coding sequences:
- the LOC136652977 gene encoding olfactory receptor 14C36-like, producing the protein MENQTSITEFLLLGFSELQELQSVYTVVFLSVYLIALTGNFLIISTVVQNRHLHNPMYFFLVNLSFLDACYISTTVPKFMANSITGDKRISYSGCVAQVYLVVTFATAELLFLTVMAYDRYVAICQPLRYQLIMNWNACFQMAAASWLSSAVNAALHTANTFSLHFCSSNAIKQFFCDIPQLIRLSCSDTQTVIWYVLALAILVGGLGFALLFTSYIYIFSTVFKIQSAQGRQKAFSTCIPHLTVFGLFLTTAVFSYVRPKSLSSPSVDLVAAVLYTVLPPIMNPIIYSLRNKDIHVALSKMTKKLDFL; encoded by the coding sequence ATGGAAAATCAAACAAGCATCACGGAATTCCTTCTTCTGGGATTTTCAGAACTTCAGGAGCTACAGAGCGTATACACTGTGGTTTTTCTCTCCGTTTATCTCATAGCTTTGACCGGCAATTTTCTTATCATCAGCACAGTGGTCCAAAATCGGCATCTTCacaaccccatgtatttcttcctggtcAACCTCTCCTTTCTGGATGCTTGCTACATTTCAACCACCGTTCCAAAATTCATGGCCAATTCCATAACTGGCGATAAAAGGATTTCGTACTCCGGCTGCGTCGCCCAAGTTTATTTAGTTGTCACATTTGCAACGGCTGAGTTACTTTTTCTCACTGTCATGGCTtatgatcgctatgtggccatctgccagcCTCTGAGATATCAGCTGATCATGAATTGGAATGCCTGTTTTCAAATGGCTGCTGCCTCTTGGCTTAGCAGTGCCGTCAATGCTGCACTGCACACAGCAAACACATTTAGCTTACATTTCTGCTCATCCAATGCCATCAAACAATTTTTCTGTGATATTCCTCAGTTAATAAGACTTTCTTGCTCGGATACACAGACCGTGATCTGGTATGTGCTTGCTCTTGCAATTCTTGTAGGGGGTTTGGGCTTTGCACTTTTGTTCACTTCCTATATCTATATATTTTCCACCGTGTTCAAGATTCAGTCTGCTCAGGGCAGacagaaagccttctccacctgcatCCCACACTTGACTGTGTTTGGCTTGTTTCTTACCACTGCTGTATTTTCCTATGTGAGACCCAAATCCTTGTCTTCTCCATCCGTAGATTTGGTGGCAGCTGTTTTGTACACAGTCTTACCCCCAATAATGAACCCCATCATTTATAGCCTGAGGAACAAAGACATACATGTGGCCCTGTCAAAAATGACAAAGAAGTTAGATTTCTTATGA
- the LOC136652978 gene encoding olfactory receptor 14J1-like, whose protein sequence is MANQTSITGFLLLQFSDHRALQMLHFVIFLAIYLAALAGNFLIISTVVQNQHLHSPMYFFLVNLSLVDICYISTTVPKSMANSLSNNSLISFSGCAIQMYLVAALAGTELALLTVMAYDRYVAICSPLRYGLIMKWKSCFHMAAASWLISALNATVYTANTFRLHFCSSNVIKQFFCDIPQLLSISCSDTRTVILQMFAVTTITSSFCCGLIILSYSYIFSSVFKIQSAQGRQKAFSTCIPHLTVFTLFLTTAVFSYLRPRSWSSPPVDLVFAILYTVLPPLMNPIIYCLRNREIQAALFKMSKKMYRFHIVK, encoded by the coding sequence ATGGCAAACCAAACAAGCATCACTGGATTCCTCCTTCTGCAATTTTCTGATCATCGCGCTCTGCAGATGCTACACTTCGTGATCTTTCTCGCAATTTACCTAGCAGCATTGGCGGGCAATTTCCTCATTATCAGCACAGTGGTCCAGAATCAGCATCTCCAcagccccatgtatttcttcctggtcAACCTCTCCTTGGTAGATATTTGCTacatttcaaccactgttccaaaATCCATGGCCAACTCTTTGTCCAACAACTCACTGATCTCATTTTCTGGATGTGCAATCCAGATGTACTTGGTTGCAGCACTTGCAGGCACCGAACTGGCTTTGCTTACcgtcatggcttatgaccgctatgtggccatctgcagtCCTCTAAGATACGGACTGATCATGAAGTGGAAGTCCTGTTTTCACATGGCCGCTGCCTCCTGGCTCATCAGCGCACTCAACGCTACAGTGTATACTGCAAATACATTCAGATTGCATTTCTGCTCATCCAATGTCATTAAACAATTTTTCTGTGACATACCTCAGTTATTAAGCATCTCGTGCTCTGATACACGAACTGTAATCTTGCAGATGTTTGCTGTTACCACTATTACAAGTTCTTTTTGCTGTGGTCTTATAATTCTTTCATATAGTTATATCTTCTCTTCTGTTTTCAAGATTCAGTCAGCTCAGGGGAGacagaaagccttctccacctgcatACCCCACTTGACTGTATTTACATTATTTCTTACCACAGCTGTTTTTTCCTACCTTAGGCCCAGGTCTTGGTCCTCTCCACCTGTGGATTTGGTGTTTGCTATTTTGTATACGGTTTTACCACCGCTCATGAACCCCATAATTTACTGCCTGAGGAATAGAgagatccaagcagccctgttTAAAATGTCTAAGAAGATGTATAGATTCCATATTGTAAAGTGA